The DNA window CTTATATGCAGAATCTTTTAGTGCCGCAGTTGATTATCTAGGCACAAAAGCAAAGCATGTCAATCGTGAACAAATTAGTGTTATCGGTATCAGTGGGGGGAGCTGGGTTTGCTCTTAGTGCTGCGGCTGTTGATACGCGAATTAAATCTGTTGTAACAATTTCAATGTATGATATGACAGATATTCGTGAAATGGCTAATCTTGCTCCTGAACAATTATTCCAGCTTAAAAATCAATTATCAAAGCAACGGTGGGATGATTTTGAAAATGGGCAGCCTGACTATCACCCTTCCTTCCCAGAAGAACCATATGATAGTATTGACGATTTACCAAATCATGATGAATTAACAAATGAATGGCTTCGTTTTTACGCTCTTAAACGTGGCTTCCATCCCAATGCACGTGGAACCGCAACAACCACTTCTAATTTAGCAATGCTTGAATTTTCTGCATTAGACTATATTAAGGAAATTTCACCACGACCAATCCTATTTGTTTATGGAGACAATGCTCACTCCCGCTCTTATTCTGAGAGAGCTTATTACCTCGCTAACCAACCAAAGCAAAAATTGATCGTAGAAGACTGCGAGCATATTGATCTTTATGATAATCCGGAAAAAATTCCAGTAGATCAAATTGCAAAGTTTATAAAAGACAGTTTCAACGCATAATCAAACGACAAAATGCCAGCCAGCGCCTCAATTATGGAGCGCTGGTTGGTATTTTCTTTCTAACTGTTTTCGGAAGTTAATAATAAAAGACTGCTATCTCTTCTATTATAGAATAGGATAACAGTCTTTTTAACTTATCGGAATTACAAGATTTGAACTTGCGACCTCTGCGTCCCGAACGCAGCGCTCTACCAAGCTGAGCTAAATTCCGAAAAAATAAGCGTAACAGTTAAACTGTCACGCTTATTATAATTAGTGCACCCAGAAGGAGTCGAACCTTCAACCTTCTGATTCGTAGTCAGACACTCTATCCAATTGCGCTATGGGTGCATATAAGCGGAAGACGGGATTCGAACCCGCGACCCCCACCATGGCAAGGTGATGTTCTACCACTGAACTACTTCCGCATGTCTCTGATAAGTTATTCCCTATCAACGGTTATTAATATTACACGAAAATCTCATCAATGTCAACAAGAATTTTCAAAAAATATTAAATGCGGATGAAGGGACTTGAACCCTTACATCAAAATGATACAAGATCCTAAATCTTGCGCGTCTGCCAATTCCGCCACATCCGCAAATTAATGGAGGATACAGGGCTCGAACCTGTGACCCCCTGCTTGTAAGGCAGATGCTCTCCCAACTGAGCTAATCCTCCATAAATAGGCTTGCTATATAAATCAGCCTATTTAATATATCATCTATATACTTTTTTGTCAAATTCTATTTAAGATTTAATTCAATTAATTTTTCATCAATCATGGCTAAGACCTTCTTAGCTGCAGCCGGATCTTCAACAAAATCATATTTATCGCCATCAATAACCATCTTAGGGCTTTCATTATAATCCTCATACCATTGAACATAACGTTCGTTTAAATTTTTATAATATGAATATAAGGAAGGATCATTAGCAATTTGTTCAAATGAACGTCCCCGTTTCTTAATCCGTTCAAGCATTGTTTCAAACGAAACCCTAATTGTAATTAAAAGGTTAGGGGCTTTTTGGTGTGGTTGCTCTGGCAATTCTTCCATCATATTACCTAATAATGAAGAATAAATATTTGACTCCGTTTCCGTAGCCCGGCCCATATCCGCGTTTAACTTGAACAATAAAGCATCTTCAAAGATTGAACGGTCCAAAACATTTAAGTCATTTGAGTATGAATCTTTAATCTCAGCAAGACGTTTGTTTAAAAAGTAAATCTGTAATAAGAAGCCATATTTTTTAGGATCTTTATAAAAAAGCGGCAAAATTTTATTATTGTCGACGGACTCATAAAAGGCCTGACTATTAAGATGGTCGGCTAATAACTTTGTCAAACTGGTCTTTCCTGCACCGATTGTCCCGGCTATAGCAATCATTAGTTATTTCCCCCTATTTCAAATTCAAAAAGTAACGAAAACAATTCTAACATTTAAAATAAAAAGGAGCGAGTATTTTCTCGTTCCTTTTTCACTTGCTAATCATCTTCTGGTTCGTATGATTCACCCTTTGTTCGCCGTGATAAATCAACCTTATCAAGCGGAATCAAGTGTGTCTTATAACGAATCTTGTAGTAGAAGAAAAGAATTAAGAATAATGGAATTCCCATGTAAGTAATCAAGATGTTTTGCCAATCCATTTTTACAAAAGCATCGATGTTTTGACCACAAATAACGATAATACACAAAGCAAGTGCGAATACTGGACCAAATGGGAATCCGGTTGCGTGATACTTCAATTCGGAAAGCGTATGTCCCTGCTTAAGGAATGCCTTTCTAAATCGATAGTGGGAAACTGCAATTCCCAACCATGCAATAAATCCACACAATCCCGATGCACCAATTAAGTAGTTATAAGCTTTTGGACCAATAAATTGGGTTGCATAAGCTGCTAATGAGACAACCATTGTTCCTAGTAAAGCATAAATCGGAATACCACGCCGGTTTACATAACCAAAAATCCGCCATGCATACCCTTCACGCGCTTGTGAATAAAGCATCCGGGTTGAGGCATATAAACCAGAGTTAGCAGCAGAAATGACGGCAGTTAAGATAACCGCATTCATTGCACTAGCTGCAAAGGCTAATCCCGCCCGCTTAAACACAATTGTAAATGGACTCATTGTAATGTTTGAAACATCTTGATTCAATAAGTTCTTATCTGTGTAAGGCAGGATACAAGCAATAACAAAAATAGCAAAAATATAAAAAAGTAAAATTCGCCAGAAAGTTGAATGGATTGCCTTGGAGACAGACTTTTCTGGTGTAGCGGCTTCACCAGCAGTAATTCCAACTAATTCTGTTCCTTGGAATGAGAAACCAGCAACCAAGAAAACACTAATAATCGCTGGCACTCCCCCAACAAACGGTGCTTGCTTGTAGTGGAAGTTGCTTAATCCAACAGGCTTACCGCCCATAATTCCAAAAATAATTGCAACACCAACAATTAAAAATACGATAACTGTGACCACTTTGATTAAAGCAAGCCAAAATTCAGTTTCACCATAAGACCGTACCGATAAATAATTGATTAAGAAAATTAGTGCCATCACTGTTACACTAAAAATCCAGCCTGGAACATTGGGAAGCCAATAATTCATTACAATTCCCGCAGTTGTAACATCAACGGGGATTGTAATTGCCCAGTTAAACCAATAATTCCAGCCAAGAGCAAAACCTAGTGCTGGATCAACAAATTTCGTCGAATAAGCTGAAAACGATCCAGTCAATGGCATATACGTTGCCATTTCACCCAGACTCGTCATTAGGAAATAAACCATAATTCCCATAATTCCATATGCAACTAATGCTCCACCAGGTCCCGCAGTTGAAATAGCGGATCCACTAGCAATAAAAAGTCCCGTACCGATTGTTCCACCAAGAGCAATCATGGACAAGTGACGCGTCTGTAATGTCCGTTCCATATGACCCGTCGACTTAGATTC is part of the Limosilactobacillus reuteri genome and encodes:
- a CDS encoding alpha/beta hydrolase, yielding MNKLVLSVSVGGAGFALSAAAVDTRIKSVVTISMYDMTDIREMANLAPEQLFQLKNQLSKQRWDDFENGQPDYHPSFPEEPYDSIDDLPNHDELTNEWLRFYALKRGFHPNARGTATTTSNLAMLEFSALDYIKEISPRPILFVYGDNAHSRSYSERAYYLANQPKQKLIVEDCEHIDLYDNPEKIPVDQIAKFIKDSFNA
- a CDS encoding deoxynucleoside kinase, translating into MIAIAGTIGAGKTSLTKLLADHLNSQAFYESVDNNKILPLFYKDPKKYGFLLQIYFLNKRLAEIKDSYSNDLNVLDRSIFEDALLFKLNADMGRATETESNIYSSLLGNMMEELPEQPHQKAPNLLITIRVSFETMLERIKKRGRSFEQIANDPSLYSYYKNLNERYVQWYEDYNESPKMVIDGDKYDFVEDPAAAKKVLAMIDEKLIELNLK
- a CDS encoding amino acid permease, with the protein product MADESKSTGHMERTLQTRHLSMIALGGTIGTGLFIASGSAISTAGPGGALVAYGIMGIMVYFLMTSLGEMATYMPLTGSFSAYSTKFVDPALGFALGWNYWFNWAITIPVDVTTAGIVMNYWLPNVPGWIFSVTVMALIFLINYLSVRSYGETEFWLALIKVVTVIVFLIVGVAIIFGIMGGKPVGLSNFHYKQAPFVGGVPAIISVFLVAGFSFQGTELVGITAGEAATPEKSVSKAIHSTFWRILLFYIFAIFVIACILPYTDKNLLNQDVSNITMSPFTIVFKRAGLAFAASAMNAVILTAVISAANSGLYASTRMLYSQAREGYAWRIFGYVNRRGIPIYALLGTMVVSLAAYATQFIGPKAYNYLIGASGLCGFIAWLGIAVSHYRFRKAFLKQGHTLSELKYHATGFPFGPVFALALCIIVICGQNIDAFVKMDWQNILITYMGIPLFLILFFYYKIRYKTHLIPLDKVDLSRRTKGESYEPEDD